A single Nomascus leucogenys isolate Asia chromosome 14, Asia_NLE_v1, whole genome shotgun sequence DNA region contains:
- the GNLY gene encoding granulysin isoform X2 — protein sequence MATWALLLLAATLLGNTGLGVNVSPKGKDTSGRESGFGWAIWMEGLVFSYLSPEYYDLATAHLCDEEKSCPRLAQESPQGDLLTKTQELSYDCRTCLRIVQALKEMVKQPTEKSVSKAATRVCKKQRSRWRDVCKHFITTYQPRVTQGLVAGKTAKEICVDLELCGPSMGPL from the exons ATGGCTACCTGGGCCCTCCTGCTCCTTGCAGCCACGCTCCTGGGCAACACAG GCCTTGGGGTCAATGTGAGCCCCAAGGGCAAGGACACTTCGGGAAGGGAGAGTGGATTTGGCTGGGCCATCTGGATggaag GTCTGGTCTTCTCTTATCTGAGCCCTGAGTACTATGACCTGGCAACAGCCCACCTGTGTGACGAGGAGAAATCCTGCCCACGCCTGGCCCAGGAGAGCCCCCAG GGTGATCTGTTGACCAAAACACAGGAGCTGAGCTATGACTGCAGGACCTGTCTGAGGATAGTCCAGGCACTGAAGGAGATGGTGAAACAGCCCACCGAG AAAAGCGTTTCCAAAGCTGCAACCCGGGTGTGTAAGAAGCAGAGATCACGATGGCGCGACGTCTGCAAACATTTCATAACGACGTATCAGCCTAGAGTTACCCAGGGCCTCGTGGCCGGAAAAACTGCCAAGGAGATCTGTGTGGACCTCGAGTTGTGCGGACCTTCTATGG GTCCCCTCTGA
- the GNLY gene encoding granulysin isoform X1, whose translation MATWALLLLAATLLGNTGLVFSYLSPEYYDLATAHLCDEEKSCPRLAQESPQGDLLTKTQELSYDCRTCLRIVQALKEMVKQPTEKSVSKAATRVCKKQRSRWRDVCKHFITTYQPRVTQGLVAGKTAKEICVDLELCGPSMGPL comes from the exons ATGGCTACCTGGGCCCTCCTGCTCCTTGCAGCCACGCTCCTGGGCAACACAG GTCTGGTCTTCTCTTATCTGAGCCCTGAGTACTATGACCTGGCAACAGCCCACCTGTGTGACGAGGAGAAATCCTGCCCACGCCTGGCCCAGGAGAGCCCCCAG GGTGATCTGTTGACCAAAACACAGGAGCTGAGCTATGACTGCAGGACCTGTCTGAGGATAGTCCAGGCACTGAAGGAGATGGTGAAACAGCCCACCGAG AAAAGCGTTTCCAAAGCTGCAACCCGGGTGTGTAAGAAGCAGAGATCACGATGGCGCGACGTCTGCAAACATTTCATAACGACGTATCAGCCTAGAGTTACCCAGGGCCTCGTGGCCGGAAAAACTGCCAAGGAGATCTGTGTGGACCTCGAGTTGTGCGGACCTTCTATGG GTCCCCTCTGA